aagtggtgtacaataaatattgtacaccggagtaaaagttgactaaAATGCTTttaagttacatttatatatgtaaaagttatctattttttatagataaaatttttaatttgaatacaaattatttcttcaaaatcactaataatgtataaattaatcatttaaccctttaaaatgtttatttatcaattttttaattttataacatTAAAGTTACATAaaagtaggttaaagttacaaaaaactgcataaaaattatattggtgtacaataaatttattgtacaccttgtgcgcgcaagaccttttgtgcTAGCAATTGGAGcacaaattagctagacaatgaaatagcttgaaatcctatgtggcataacaagctaattgtcaaattagaaATGCTCTAACAATTAATCTTAcaattggagatgctctaacaattaattaatgttgttaaagattattttttattactgTTGGAGATGTTGTAACAATAATTAATGTTCTTAAAGaacggagtattttttttatttaaataatgcAGTTTGCGTTTAttgataatattttcatttttatccaaaatagtcaTTGGGAAGGTGCGAgagatttaatattttaaagggaAAGTGTGATAAGTTTAAAATTCCAatgatttaaattaattaaaataatcatttacaCCATTTTTGAGAAAAGATTAAGGACATTTATGGTACAATATAAAATGAAAGATTATAAATGTAAATATTAAAATGGGAGACTGAAAACGACAAGCCTAACTTGGTTAAACTTATTTGAATTGTGGTTAAAGGGCTAGTCAATGACCTGTTTTCATTCTAAGAGGTTGGGAACCTCCAACCTACTGGTTAAGAGACAAAGTGAGCAACCATTATGTCAAGATTAACTTGGTTAAATTTATTTGAGTTATGGAAATAGGCAAAAGGTACTACGGAATactatataaaatataatagGTAGATAGAtaaatagatagatagatatagTGAGTGAGATGGTGAAAGGAGATGGTGGTTTGTAAAGACTAATAACTCCGTAGTTTTTTAGCATGTTCTATGAACGGACAATTATATAGTGGTTGTTAAGCCATTTTAAAGTGCTAATTTTATTGAGACCTTGTATAATTTTAGTAAGAATATATGAATTATAGATAAATgaaatttgaaagttgaaaaaatatataaattagatGGTAAATTTGAgtgttcaaataagttcaaacAAAAAAGTCGAATTGAACGGAGCCTTAACATTTTCAGAAAATATTAATGTGAATTTTTCTTTGTAAGCCCAagttaattgataatttaaagtTTGCTTTTTGAGTTGATTTTACAAATTAATTCGAATTTATAAATTTGGAAAATTCATAAGTTTGTTATTTTAACTAAGTTCGTACTTTGATGATGAGTTTTGAACTTTAATTGGAACTAGAGTTTTCAAAACAAAGAGACTTAGGAACTAAATAGATGGATGATTCGAAGTGTACACTTAGTTGGGTTAGTGTGCTTAATGAATGGGCCTTAAGTCCgttaagaataatttttttgatgGAAAAGTCCGTTAAGAATTAGTTGAACTCGAAAGTTGTATATTGAAAACTATCCTGGGACTATAGTTTAATAACTAAAGGGAGAAATGTTGGATTAGCTTAacccaagtttttttttttttttttttggttctactacgaggagttctcaTCGCCTTTGGCGATTGGACTAATCTCCAgcggagtttgcatgggtacctcgatgggcagcatccctcccagttgagttttttccattcccaaggctcgaacccgaaaCCTTGATTAAGGAacaagaggcccttaaccactcatgccaacctcaattggtattAGCTTAACCCAAGTGTGActttgaagtttttttttttttttggtgatcgACTTGGAAGTTTATAAGTGGAACTGATAAGTGATAACATCGAATAAATTAATTTTCTGTTTTCGTAAGAAAATGAAGGATTTATTCACAAAATAAGTGTATTAATGCATGGAATACATAATTTTGTTAATAAAATTAAGACATCGTAAAttggaaatgtttaattaaatatgttGACTAAATCTATAAGAGAGAATATATATAAAGTTCAAGTAAACTTCAATAAATGAACTAAACTGATATAATGTCCAGAGTTCAAGTAGAACAACATCGTTCAAATTGACGAGTATATGTAGGCATATGAAACAAGGTatttttaatgaataatatgtacaccttttcccccttttttttagGGAAATGGCTTCGGCCTTAGTTTTCATTATTATTTGAGCAGAAATTAGATGATTACATCCTCTATGTTACTTGGACAACCTCCTACCCACACTCATATGGTGAACTTGAGTGGGCTAAGCTGAGTCGTAGTATTAGTCGCTAAATTGACTTCTCTATAAACGTGAACACAAATAATAAAATCAAACCATCTACTTATGTTATGGATCATACCTCTCGAGCAATCATACCTAAAAACAAACCATCTTCTTGTTTCTCATTCACCAAGTTAACTATTGAAGGTCATTCATTTATATCCTCCTGTCTTATTGATTGATACATAAACTACCTTCAACGTACAATTGAAATTGATGTTACGGATTGATGGGTAATTAGACTTTGTTCATTTGCGTAGTAACTTAAATTTATAGAAGTTAATAAGTGAGTGAAATAAGACAATATAGATGAAATATCTATTGTATAATAATTATCGTTGTTGGATATACATGGGAATGTATGTTATATTAGTTGTATATGCAGTCAATTTTATCAATGATTTTTTCATATGATCTTTATTTATATTGCAATTAACCAATAATCAGCCGTGACTCTACCTAGCTTCAAGGGtactatatactccctccgtcccggaatacttgaaacgctttccttatcgggccgtcccggattacttaaaacgcttctaaaaatggaaactttacataatattttattattttctcacctTACCTAAGGGCCCACCAACAACCCTACTACCCCAAATAAACATTAGAAAATTCATGACCCCCCACCATATCCctctatctatattaaaaaatatctCACTACTAACTACCTTTCGATTAAATAAGAAGTCAATTATAATGAATAAAACTCCGTGTCGGTCAAACGGTTTCaaatattccgggacggagggagtactccatATTTGTATCTGTTTACAAATACACCAAAGTCGAAACTCCGTAATACACGTCCTCACTTACCACAACCCCCAAGTTGCCTCCcacataaatgaatataaatattAATGATGTAATGAGAGTTATAGGAATATAGGTTGAGCAAGGGCAAAAGAGCAATATAGGTTGTAATTTGCCAAATTAGTGTATATTACCTACTCTAGAGGCTTTTGAAAACCAAAGGGTTGGATTCCATGTAGATTTGGCAAAATACTTAttcaaacacacaaaaatactCCCTTCACCCTAATTGGTCAACACCCACACCCCAACAAATTTTGGTGGGATCACATTTAATTCCTAGGTTACCCCTTTTATATATACCCCTATTCAATATCACCACATGAATAGCAAGGCTCTTTGGGTAAATCCAATTTTGCTTGCGGAAGATAAATCTttgcaatattttttttttaactcccATTTTAAAAgtagaatttttttaaaaaaatacaaaaccaAAAAGGTAGAAACAAACAAGAAGATGCATGGCTCCCACATTTGAAAatgaaataaattttttaaaaagtaattttttttatttaaataaaaatatattgagTCTCCTCCATTATCTGAGGGACCCTTTACTTTTACATGACCCCAACAACACCAACACAAAAAAAATGCATTACCAAATTTAAATacgagtaaataaataaataattctcATAGAATTTTCAttccttaatttcttttttcttaaaaacAAAAAGCGCGTGTATTACTGTCGCGAAGGAGAGGGAGTGTACGGACGGTGTCGGGTAGTGAATTCGTACGTTGGACTTTGGGGACGCTGTTGATTAATGAGAGGAAATAAGGAAATGAATCACAGTCGCAATAAGAAAGGCGCGTGGGAAATTGATTGTTCGAACAATAAGGACTTCACAAAATTCACAATTCACAAACACTCCCTTATTTTCTCCCTCCTtccaattttctctctcctctctaaTTACCCATCACTCACTGCGAAACAACTTCGCCAAAAAATTTGCTGTAACAACAAACCCACCCCATTTTCAAACGAAAATCACTCACTGACTCTCTTAGATCACTcaattctctctcttttttctccttttctctctcctctttgtttGTTTCTGTTATGGAAGATAATCGCCGGCGATACAGACTCCGGCCAAAACCAACGGTATTTTCTGGGTGAATTCAGAACTGTAACAACGCACATAAAACTTTTAAAAAACTAACCCcattttgtgtgtgtgtgggtgGAGGAGAAAAAAAATTAGTAATTTGTTGTGATTCGGCAAATGTCGGCCGCGGCGGGGAACGCAGCAGCGGGGGAAGCCGCGGGGGAGGAGGCGACGGCGAAAGCCGTACACAAGAGGTACGAAGGACTAGTGTTGGTGAGGAACAAGGCGATAAGGGGTAAAGGGGCTTGGTACTGGGCCCACTTGGAGCCATTGTTGGTTCACAACGCCGACAACGGGCTACCGAAGGCAGTGAAGCTAAAGTGTTGTTTATGTGACACCATGTTTAGTGCTTCTAACCCTTCTAGAACAGCTTCTGAGCATCTTAAGAGAGGCACTTGTCCTAATTTTAGCTCTCCTACTACGCCTAGACCTTTGTCATCTGTTTCACCTCCGCCACCACCGGCGGAGTCTCAGTCCCAGTGTCTGTCATCTGGTGCCGGAGGTGGTGTTATTACTAGtactaataacaataataatagtaCTGGTAATACTGCTCAGGCCCCGGCTCCGCAGTACAACCACCGGAAGAGGAGTTCTTCATCGTCTTCCGGTGGTGGTAGTGGTTTGGGTGTTGGGGTTGGGAGTGGTGGGACCACCCCCACCGCCAACACGAACACCAACGCCAACGCTAGCACTATGGGGAACACAAACGCTCCGTTTGTGCCCCCTATTAGTGTGATTGACCCGTCTCGGTTCTCGGCTGAGATGGGTTTTTCGATTGGTGGTGCATTAGTTCATCCGACGCAACCACATCATCAAGTAAgtgctcaacaaaatcagcaacaattggtactgatgagcggtggtggtggtggagggaaAGGTGATGAAATGTCGGATGCTAGGGGTTTGTTTGAGGACAGTATAAAGAGATTGAAGAGCCCTAAAACATCACCTGGGCCTTCTCTAAGCAAGTCCCAAATTGAGTGTGCACTTGATTATTTGAGTGATTGGGTGTATGAGTCATGTGGGTCTGTGTCATTTTCAAGCCTTGAACACCCTAAGTTCAAAGCTTTTCTTAATCAAGTCGGTGTCCCTGAGGTTTCCAAGAGAGAGTTTTGTGGGTCTAGGTTGGATTCTAGGTATGAGGAGACAAGGAATGAGTCCGAGGGTAAGATTAGGGATGCTGTCTTCTTCCAAATTTCAACTGATGGGTGGAAGCGCAAGGGTGGTTTTGAGGATAATTTGGTGAATCTGACTGTGAATTTGCCTAATGGTACTAGTGTTTACCGGAGGGCGGTGTTTACTGGTGGTCAGGTGCCTTGTAAGTACGCCGAGGAGGTGTTGTGGGAAACAATGGCGGAGATTTGTGGCAATGCTTTGCAGCAGTGTGTAGGAATAGTAGCTGATAAGTTTAAGAATTCTGCTTTGAAGAATTTAGAGAATCAGAATCAGTGGATGGTTAATCTTTCTTGTCAGTATCAGGcctttaatagtttaataaagGATTTCTATAGGGAACTTCCTTTGTTTAAAAATGTTGCTGAGAATTGCcttaagcttgcaaactttGTGAACAACAAAACCCAGGTGCGAAATAGCTTCCATAAGTACCAACTGAGGGAGTATGGTATGGCTGGTTTACTTCGTGTGCCTATGAAAGAGCacgaaattttgaattttgagccTATTTATGCTTTGATAGAAGACATAATGAGCTCAGCTCGAGTTCTTCAATTAGTCCTCTTAGATGAATCATACAAGATAGTATCAATGGAGGACCCAATTGCTAGGGAATTTGGGGAGATGATTCGAGATGTTGGGTTTTGGAACGATTTAGATGCAGTGCGCTCGTTGGTGAGATTAGTGAAGGAAATGGCTCATGAATTTGAAACTGATAGGCCTTTAGTTGGGCAATGCCTTCATATGTGGGAAGAACTTAGAACCAAGGTGAAAGATTGGTGTGTTAGGTTCCACATTGCTGAAGCACTCGTTGAAAAGCTGATTGAACGACGTTTCAGGAAAAACTACCATCCTGCTTGGGCTGCTGCTTATATCCTTGACCCCTTATATTTAGTAAGGGACAGCAGTGGGAAGTACCTTCCACCCTTCAAATACCTGACACCTGAACAAGAAAAGGATGTTGACAGGCTCATTACTAGATTGGTTTCAAGAGAAGAAGCACACATTGCATTAATGGAGTTAATGAAATGGAGGACTGAAGGGCTTGATCCTGTTTATGCACAAGCTGTACAGTTAAAGCAGAAAGATCCCTCTACTGGGAAAATGAAGATTGCCAATCCTCATGGTAGTAGGCTTGTTTGGGAAACTTATCTTCCAGATTTTAAGTCTTTGGGGAAGGTGGCTATTAGGCTTATCTTTCTTCATGCTACTGCTCGAGGGTTTAAATGTAATTCTTCATTCTTGAAATGGGTTCAAGCTCATGGTCGTTCGAGGTTGGGAACAGATAGGGCTCAGAAGATGATTTTCATTGCTGCTCATTCCAAGCTTGATAGAAGAGATTACACTAGTGATGAAAATAAGGACGAGGAGCTTTTCGCAGCATCAACCGGTGAGGATGATGTCCTAAATGATGTCTATGTTGCTCCATGATATGTCTTCAATGCCagtcccttttcttttttttacatCTTTTAGAAGTATAATTTTCATAGTAGCAGGATTTTATTGAATTCTTTTAGCCACTTTATTTTACTCCTTCCCACCTTTGTATTTTTGTCTCACTCTCTGAAGATATTCTAGGGCCCAGGATTGTGGTGGAAGGAGCTACTTACAATATTAGGGgttttaaatttttgtatttattcttatttttagaTGCCTGAATTGAGTTATGATTTGTTCCTTACCCTTGCTCTGACTTTCAGTCCATTAGATGTAGAAAAAGATACTAGTTTTTCTTGTGAGGATTTCTTGAAGAGCTTGGAAGAATGATGTAACCTTTGGTTCTGTTGGTTTGAGTAATGATTTTTTCGAAGGGGGACAGTTTTTCATTTCTCCTTTACATCATTCGAAATTTATTCATTAATCTGTTCTCTTGTAAGTTGCAATGCTTCTGTTGTCTATCATTTGTGCCATTGATTTGTTCATGTTCTCTTATAATTTAACTATCTGGATCACAACTTATGGCAGTTTTATATGTCTTCTTGCTTGAATTATAAGGAATTAGATATTTAAATGCAGAAACTTGCATGTCCAGAACAATGCTTATTTAATCTGTTTAGCTAATGATGAATGACTGTTCTGTGTGACATTCTACTTAATCTAACTTTATCTAGTTGACTTGTATGTCCTTGTGCTCTTTTCACATTCATAATAGCTTATAATAATATTGCAGAAGCCTTTAAGTTAAAGGACTTCTGAGCTTTTATCTAAATCTCATGTCTTCATTCTGATTTCTGACGGTGTTCACCCTGTGAACATTATGTGAAAGGAACACTGCTTTGTTTTCATTGAGAGTTTGTCTTTGTCTTTTCTGATTCTGTCAAAACTTGAACATCCATCCATGTATACTACTGTACATTTGATTCAGTGCATTTTCCGTTCTTTTTAGACACCGAGGACGCAAGCTTATCCTTAACAATATATATCGTCCATTACTGTTGATTCAGTGATTTCTGTTTTACATGGACAATCTTTCTGCTTGCTGATTCTCGCTTGATTTTCATAGTTTCTGTTAACGTGTTCTTGTTCTTTGTATAATACATTTATATACGGATTTCTTTATCGTTTAATCAATGCAGGCCATATGTTTCCTCTTGTAACTTTTAGTTTTCCTCCCCACTGCACTTTATTTTCGTTCTTTTCTTGTGCATTGTCTCCTAAGTGGTGTACTGGTGTATGATCTTTTTATCCAATAATTGATGAGTAAATGTCCATATATATGCTTGATAAACTAAAGAGTGACACTGACATTTATCTCTCATTTTTTTAGTAGCTGGAGCTTCGGATGATGAATCTGTTGGATTTGGAAGGCCTCCGTAGGTCCATCAGTAAACTCAGGGAGTAAGAGGAAGCTGAAAAAGGCTTCATCAGAAAAATAAACAGTAACAGCCAGTAACTGCTGCACTTGTCTAAGGCGGTTTTCAGATTTGGATGGCAGTTTTCAGATTAGGATGGCGGTTTTCAGATTTGGATGGCGGTGGCATGGTTTCTGAGGTGTTGCAATTAGCTGGAGTTGCACTTGATTTTGTGTATGCAAAACAGAGTGTAGAAGAACCCCACCATAAAAGGAAGTGGGAGTCTTTTTTGAACCTTTAGGTGGTTGCTGTCTGGCTCAgcagaaaaaagaaaatgaaaaacaaaagtttTAAGTTGGCGGTCTCGTTACATCAAATCAGGGTTTGAATTAGCTAGCTTCTGTTTGAAAACATCAAACTTCAGCTCATGATGTTCATGCAGAAGACTGTATGGTTGATGCATCTCAATTCTATGTGCGAGTGAGTGCGCGAGTACTGTTTCGCGGAGGACCCCAGATTGACGGAAAGACTGTCGGAAAAGTAACAAACAGATGAGAATCTGATTGAGATTTCACAACAAATTTTGATTTGAAGATCAGGTTTTTGTGATACCAATCTGATAATTTTGCAGGAGATAGGGAGGAATTTAGTCAATAATTTAGGCAGTTTTAGTCCATGTACATTTGCTTCCATTTTAAGTTTGCAACTTTTTTTAGTCAGTTtcaatttcattttaactttctgtcaataataattaattacttaTCATCTTTATTCTTTGTTAGTTAAGATGATGCATTTTTAATGAAGTCTGATGTCATTCTAAATTCTAATTATGATTTCTTGACTGTCTGACTGTCTGTTGTAAGAAGATTCATGCCTTAGCTTCTGTGTTTTTCAATTCTCTAATCTTGAAATTTTAAGATGGCTAATTGGGTATTAGTATTAGGTGG
This Spinacia oleracea cultivar Varoflay chromosome 6, BTI_SOV_V1, whole genome shotgun sequence DNA region includes the following protein-coding sequences:
- the LOC110784395 gene encoding uncharacterized protein isoform X2, encoding MSAAAGNAAAGEAAGEEATAKAVHKRYEGLVLVRNKAIRGKGAWYWAHLEPLLVHNADNGLPKAVKLKCCLCDTMFSASNPSRTASEHLKRGTCPNFSSPTTPRPLSSVSPPPPPAESQSQCLSSGAGGGVITSTNNNNNSTGNTAQAPAPQYNHRKRSSSSSSGGGSGLGVGVGSGGTTPTANTNTNANASTMGNTNAPFVPPISVIDPSRFSAEMGFSIGGALVHPTQPHHQVSAQQNQQQLVLMSGGGGGGKGDEMSDARGLFEDSIKRLKSPKTSPGPSLSKSQIECALDYLSDWVYESCGSVSFSSLEHPKFKAFLNQVGVPEVSKREFCGSRLDSRYEETRNESEGKIRDAVFFQISTDGWKRKGGFEDNLVNLTVNLPNGTSVYRRAVFTGGQVPCKYAEEVLWETMAEICGNALQQCVGIVADKFKNSALKNLENQNQWMVNLSCQYQAFNSLIKDFYRELPLFKNVAENCLKLANFVNNKTQVRNSFHKYQLREYGMAGLLRVPMKEHEILNFEPIYALIEDIMSSARVLQLVLLDESYKIVSMEDPIAREFGEMIRDVGFWNDLDAVRSLVRLVKEMAHEFETDRPLVGQCLHMWEELRTKVKDWCVRFHIAEALVEKLIERRFRKNYHPAWAAAYILDPLYLVRDSSGKYLPPFKYLTPEQEKDVDRLITRLVSREEAHIALMELMKWRTEGLDPVYAQAVQLKQKDPSTGKMKIANPHGSRLVWETYLPDFKSLGKVAIRLIFLHATARGFKCNSSFLKWVQAHGRSRLGTDRAQKMIFIAAHSKLDRRDYTSDENKDEELFAASTGEDDVLNDVYVAP
- the LOC110784395 gene encoding uncharacterized protein isoform X1 is translated as MSAAAGNAAAGEAAGEEATAKAVHKRYEGLVLVRNKAIRGKGAWYWAHLEPLLVHNADNGLPKAVKLKCCLCDTMFSASNPSRTASEHLKRGTCPNFSSPTTPRPLSSVSPPPPPAESQSQCLSSGAGGGVITSTNNNNNSTGNTAQAPAPQYNHRKRSSSSSSGGGSGLGVGVGSGGTTPTANTNTNANASTMGNTNAPFVPPISVIDPSRFSAEMGFSIGGALVHPTQPHHQVSAQQNQQQLVLMSGGGGGGKGDEMSDARGLFEDSIKRLKSPKTSPGPSLSKSQIECALDYLSDWVYESCGSVSFSSLEHPKFKAFLNQVGVPEVSKREFCGSRLDSRYEETRNESEGKIRDAVFFQISTDGWKRKGGFEDNLVNLTVNLPNGTSVYRRAVFTGGQVPCKYAEEVLWETMAEICGNALQQCVGIVADKFKNSALKNLENQNQWMVNLSCQYQAFNSLIKDFYRELPLFKNVAENCLKLANFVNNKTQVRNSFHKYQLREYGMAGLLRVPMKEHEILNFEPIYALIEDIMSSARVLQLVLLDESYKIVSMEDPIAREFGEMIRDVGFWNDLDAVRSLVRLVKEMAHEFETDRPLVGQCLHMWEELRTKVKDWCVRFHIAEALVEKLIERRFRKNYHPAWAAAYILDPLYLVRDSSGKYLPPFKYLTPEQEKDVDRLITRLVSREEAHIALMELMKWRTEGLDPVYAQAVQLKQKDPSTGKMKIANPHGSRLVWETYLPDFKSLGKVAIRLIFLHATARGFKCNSSFLKWVQAHGRSRLGTDRAQKMIFIAAHSKLDRRDYTSDENKDEELFAASTVAGASDDESVGFGRPP